In a genomic window of Amycolatopsis japonica:
- a CDS encoding helix-turn-helix transcriptional regulator: MATIDLRTEIKEFLSSRRARITPERAGLSAYGGNRRVKGLRREEVALLAGVSVDYYVRMERGSLAGASDGVLGALASALHLDEAERDHLFHLARRSKAPTRRRRPAVTVRPALQQVLDAITDAPAWICNGRYDVLAMNHLARALYSPMLADPRLPANTARFVYLDPEAAKAFFVDYDRIVRDVAAKLRMEAGRDPHDEELIALVGELSTRSRLFRRQWASQDVQLHRSGRKRLHHPVVGRLDLDVESMELPAEPGLLLTVYTAPAGTTTADGLALLASWAAGQEKPTTEITAWAHRGSV; the protein is encoded by the coding sequence GTGGCCACGATCGACCTGCGCACCGAGATCAAGGAATTCCTGAGTTCGCGTCGCGCCCGGATCACGCCGGAGCGGGCCGGACTGTCCGCTTACGGCGGCAACCGCCGGGTCAAAGGTCTGCGTCGCGAAGAGGTAGCTCTCCTGGCCGGGGTATCGGTCGACTACTACGTGCGGATGGAGCGCGGCAGCCTCGCCGGTGCCTCCGACGGGGTGCTCGGCGCGTTGGCCTCCGCCTTGCACCTCGACGAGGCCGAGCGCGATCACCTGTTCCACCTGGCGCGGCGATCCAAGGCACCCACTCGCCGACGCCGGCCCGCCGTGACGGTGCGCCCCGCGCTTCAGCAGGTTCTCGACGCCATCACCGATGCGCCCGCGTGGATTTGCAACGGCCGTTATGACGTGCTGGCCATGAATCACCTTGCCCGCGCACTGTATTCACCGATGCTGGCCGACCCGCGACTACCGGCGAACACCGCGCGGTTCGTGTATCTGGATCCCGAGGCGGCGAAAGCGTTCTTTGTCGACTATGACCGGATCGTCCGCGATGTGGCCGCGAAGCTACGCATGGAAGCCGGCCGCGATCCGCACGACGAGGAGCTGATCGCCCTGGTCGGTGAGTTGTCGACGCGCAGTCGGCTGTTTCGGCGACAGTGGGCGTCTCAGGACGTTCAGCTCCACCGGTCCGGACGCAAACGTCTGCACCATCCCGTAGTGGGCAGGCTCGACCTGGACGTCGAGTCGATGGAGCTGCCTGCCGAACCTGGCCTGCTCCTGACCGTCTACACCGCACCCGCCGGGACGACGACCGCGGACGGCCTGGCCCTCTTGGCGTCGTGGGCGGCCGGTCAGGAGAAGCCGACGACCGAGATCACCGCCTGGGCTCATCGAGGGTCCGTTTGA
- a CDS encoding helix-turn-helix transcriptional regulator, with the protein MLSFLGLAARPEFAIADVDCRDDHRGWSAERPREDVRLVLVRRGGFRRRVRGVHVDLDRTVGYLGLPGEEEHFAHPAGGDRCTSISLTPAFWRAMAGDAPRLERTSLYVDGRLDLAHRRLLAASRAADTDYAATEGLVSLVTDAVRQVVSTTVPESDPAGAGDRRLVARARSLIGEGHPAAEGLIPLATLLGVSPYRLSRAFTRELGVSLTRYRNRVRVAQALDRLEAGEPSLATLAADLRFADQAHLCRTMREHLGHTPTALRGLLTTVERQHR; encoded by the coding sequence GTGCTCTCCTTCCTCGGGCTCGCGGCCCGCCCGGAGTTCGCCATCGCGGACGTGGACTGCCGAGACGATCACCGCGGCTGGTCGGCCGAGCGGCCACGCGAGGACGTGCGGCTCGTGCTCGTGCGCCGCGGCGGGTTCCGCCGCCGGGTCCGTGGCGTCCACGTGGACCTCGACCGCACCGTCGGCTACCTCGGACTGCCGGGCGAGGAGGAGCACTTCGCCCATCCCGCCGGCGGCGACAGGTGCACGTCGATCAGCCTGACCCCCGCGTTCTGGCGTGCGATGGCCGGCGACGCACCACGGCTGGAACGCACGTCGCTGTACGTCGACGGCAGGCTCGACCTCGCCCACCGGCGACTCCTGGCCGCCTCCCGCGCCGCCGACACGGACTACGCGGCGACCGAAGGACTGGTCAGCCTGGTGACCGACGCCGTCCGGCAGGTCGTGAGCACGACTGTCCCGGAGAGCGATCCGGCGGGCGCCGGTGACCGGAGACTGGTAGCCCGAGCCCGAAGTCTGATCGGCGAGGGTCATCCCGCCGCGGAGGGCCTGATCCCGCTCGCCACTCTTCTGGGTGTCTCGCCGTACCGGCTCAGCCGAGCCTTCACCCGCGAACTGGGAGTTTCGCTGACCCGCTACCGCAACCGCGTCCGCGTCGCCCAAGCGCTGGACCGGTTGGAGGCGGGTGAGCCCAGCCTGGCCACCCTCGCCGCCGACCTCCGGTTCGCCGACCAGGCGCACTTGTGCCGAACCATGCGCGAACACCTGGGGCACACCCCGACCGCGCTACGCGGACTGCTCACCACGGTCGAACGACAGCACCGATAG
- a CDS encoding SDR family oxidoreductase, whose amino-acid sequence MAGNQFTTHSGLFDLSGKYALVTGGTRGIGMMIARGLLQAGARVIVSSRKADACAEAQRLLSEFGDVQAIPADLSRYDECQRLADLVKAGWERLDILVNNAGAMWREPLETFPAEAWDAVIDLNLKSPFWLVQALLPALRRAGTADDPARIINIGSIAAIHVAEAPNYSYAGSKAALHQLTRVLARELGPQHVTVNAIAPGVFPSQMMAATIDAIGDTIAAKTPLRRIGRDDDMAGTAVFLSGRAGSYLTGAIVPVDGGIATTASGT is encoded by the coding sequence ATGGCGGGCAACCAGTTCACCACTCACTCAGGACTTTTCGATCTGAGTGGGAAGTACGCACTTGTCACCGGCGGAACCAGGGGCATCGGGATGATGATCGCGCGCGGCCTTCTGCAGGCGGGCGCCCGCGTCATCGTCAGCTCACGCAAGGCCGACGCGTGCGCGGAGGCACAGCGTCTGCTCTCGGAATTCGGCGACGTTCAAGCAATCCCGGCCGACTTGTCCAGGTACGACGAGTGTCAGCGCCTCGCTGATCTCGTCAAGGCCGGCTGGGAACGCCTGGACATCCTCGTCAACAACGCCGGGGCGATGTGGCGCGAGCCGCTGGAGACGTTCCCCGCCGAGGCCTGGGACGCGGTGATCGACCTCAACCTCAAGTCGCCGTTCTGGCTGGTGCAGGCGCTGCTGCCCGCGCTGCGCAGGGCGGGCACCGCCGATGATCCCGCGCGGATCATCAACATCGGCAGTATCGCCGCCATCCACGTCGCCGAGGCGCCCAACTATTCGTACGCCGGCAGCAAAGCGGCACTCCATCAACTCACCAGGGTGCTTGCCAGGGAACTGGGCCCACAGCACGTCACGGTGAACGCGATAGCCCCAGGAGTGTTCCCGTCGCAGATGATGGCGGCCACGATCGACGCCATCGGCGACACGATCGCGGCGAAGACGCCTCTGCGCCGCATCGGCCGCGACGACGACATGGCAGGCACCGCCGTGTTCCTCTCCGGCCGGGCGGGGTCTTATTTGACGGGCGCCATCGTCCCGGTCGACGGCGGCATCGCGACGACCGCGTCGGGTACTTAG
- a CDS encoding SRPBCC family protein has protein sequence MASLSDEIMVESSAEAVWEVIGDFSAGPSRMAPGFVVDTRIEDGCRVVTFADGTVVRERCVTVDHDTRRIVYAVIGGTVRPDHDNASMQVFADGERRCRLVWARDVLPDALAAPMAEAMSRGLEVIKRTLDEPRR, from the coding sequence ATGGCTTCCCTCAGCGACGAAATCATGGTCGAGTCCAGCGCCGAAGCGGTGTGGGAGGTGATCGGCGACTTCAGCGCGGGTCCTTCGCGGATGGCACCGGGGTTCGTGGTGGACACCCGGATCGAGGACGGCTGCCGGGTCGTCACCTTCGCCGACGGCACGGTGGTCCGGGAGCGATGCGTCACCGTCGACCATGACACGCGCCGGATCGTCTACGCGGTGATCGGCGGCACCGTTCGGCCGGACCACGACAACGCCTCCATGCAGGTCTTCGCCGACGGTGAACGACGGTGCAGGCTGGTGTGGGCCCGCGACGTCCTCCCCGACGCCCTGGCCGCGCCGATGGCCGAGGCGATGTCGCGCGGTTTGGAGGTCATCAAACGGACCCTCGATGAGCCCAGGCGGTGA